A single genomic interval of Desulfarculaceae bacterium harbors:
- a CDS encoding TRAP transporter large permease — protein MVSLIFSTFFPMMLIGVPVAFCLALTTIFVYFQMGDPRMFMQIPQKMVASMEDPLLLAIPFFIMTGEVMNRANITDKLMNMASAMVGFMRGGLAHTNIVASMLFAGITGSAVSDTVAIGSIMIPAMNKQGYGETYSAAVTAASSVIGPIIPPSIPMLIYASVMNVSIAGLFLGGMVPGILVGLALMAAAYFVAVRKGYGERVPFIGLKNLLVAVLRGVPALLMPVIIMGGILGGFFSPTQASAIAVLYGLLVGFIYYRTLKLKDLVPIFKHTVKSTAMLMFLLACAKSFSWLVTYYNLVEHVASMFLAITNDKYMFLLIVNAMLLIVGMFLDMGFAIIVLGPLMAPVAYQMGVDPIHFGLIMCTNLTIGLATPPFGLVLFAVCGICNTTLTRVSIGIMPFLLAEISVLFLVTYVPAITMFFPRYFGFAN, from the coding sequence ATGGTTAGCCTGATTTTTTCCACCTTCTTCCCCATGATGCTCATCGGGGTGCCGGTAGCCTTCTGCCTGGCCCTCACGACCATCTTCGTATACTTCCAGATGGGGGATCCGCGCATGTTCATGCAGATCCCCCAAAAGATGGTGGCCAGCATGGAGGACCCCCTGCTGCTGGCCATCCCCTTCTTCATCATGACCGGCGAGGTGATGAACCGGGCCAACATCACCGACAAGCTGATGAACATGGCCTCGGCCATGGTCGGCTTCATGCGCGGCGGCCTGGCCCACACCAACATCGTGGCCAGCATGCTCTTCGCGGGCATCACCGGTTCGGCGGTCTCGGACACCGTGGCCATCGGCTCGATCATGATCCCGGCCATGAACAAGCAGGGCTACGGCGAGACCTACAGCGCGGCGGTCACCGCCGCCAGCTCGGTCATCGGGCCCATCATCCCGCCCAGCATCCCCATGCTCATCTACGCCTCGGTGATGAACGTATCCATCGCCGGGCTGTTCCTGGGCGGCATGGTGCCGGGCATCCTGGTGGGCCTGGCCCTCATGGCCGCGGCCTACTTCGTGGCGGTGCGCAAGGGCTACGGCGAGCGGGTGCCTTTCATCGGCCTGAAGAACCTGCTCGTCGCCGTGCTTCGGGGCGTGCCCGCCCTGTTAATGCCGGTGATCATCATGGGCGGCATCCTGGGCGGCTTCTTCAGCCCCACCCAGGCCTCGGCCATTGCGGTGCTCTACGGCCTGCTGGTGGGCTTCATCTACTACCGGACCCTGAAGCTCAAGGATCTGGTGCCCATCTTCAAGCACACCGTGAAGTCCACGGCCATGCTCATGTTCCTCTTGGCCTGCGCCAAAAGCTTCAGCTGGCTGGTGACCTACTACAACCTGGTCGAGCATGTGGCCTCCATGTTCCTGGCCATCACCAACGACAAGTACATGTTCCTCTTGATCGTGAACGCGATGCTCTTGATCGTGGGCATGTTCCTGGACATGGGCTTCGCCATCATCGTGCTGGGCCCCCTGATGGCTCCGGTGGCCTACCAGATGGGCGTGGACCCCATCCACTTCGGCCTGATAATGTGCACCAACCTGACCATCGGCCTGGCCACCCCGCCCTTCGGCCTTGTGCTCTTCGCGGTCTGCGGCATATGCAATACGACATTGACCAGGGTCAGCATAGGGATAATGCCATTCCTCCTCGCGGAGATTTCGGTGCTGTTCCTGGTCACCTATGTCCCGGCAATAACAATGTTCTTCCCAAGGTACTTCGGATTTGCTAATTGA
- a CDS encoding GntR family transcriptional regulator, with protein sequence MTARFIDEMDFTPKAIGQQLTSILKEAIVNGDLAGGEKLVERDLQKKFGVSRSPIREAIRDLEKMGLVDIVPRKGTIVKVVTKKDIEEDYIVRAPLEGLAAKYAYGNMDEVDRAALRKALQQMRVATEHHDHDSFWLAHSKYHNIFINNCGVGLLSALLRMMRLHSFRHRRVFPHYEDSLQPHLDNHEKIMKMFDDPKTKPSELERFVTEHIDQARDNFLNNIR encoded by the coding sequence ATGACGGCGCGTTTCATAGACGAGATGGATTTCACACCCAAGGCCATAGGCCAGCAGCTCACCAGCATCCTCAAGGAGGCCATCGTCAACGGCGATCTGGCCGGCGGGGAAAAGCTGGTGGAGCGCGACCTGCAAAAGAAGTTCGGGGTGAGCCGCTCGCCCATCCGCGAGGCCATCCGCGATCTGGAAAAGATGGGCCTGGTGGATATCGTTCCCCGCAAGGGGACCATCGTCAAGGTCGTCACCAAGAAGGACATCGAGGAAGACTACATCGTGCGCGCTCCGCTGGAGGGCCTGGCCGCCAAGTACGCCTATGGGAACATGGACGAGGTGGACCGGGCGGCTCTTAGAAAGGCCCTCCAGCAGATGCGCGTGGCCACCGAGCACCATGATCACGACAGTTTCTGGCTGGCCCACTCCAAGTATCACAACATCTTTATCAACAACTGCGGCGTGGGTCTGCTCTCGGCCCTGCTGCGCATGATGCGGCTGCATTCCTTCCGCCACCGCCGGGTTTTCCCGCACTATGAGGACAGCTTGCAGCCCCATCTGGACAACCACGAGAAGATCATGAAGATGTTCGACGATCCCAAGACCAAGCCGTCGGAGCTGGAGCGGTTCGTCACCGAACACATTGATCAGGCACGGGACAATTTCTTGAACAACATCAGATGA
- a CDS encoding SDR family oxidoreductase: MSSNKPVALVAGGANNIGAACARLMAQDHFVVVADMGDPSAVVEELGPERAMGLRGDISNYDDCLAWVAEAEKHGGLKSVINTVGISSPGEFVENLDLGEWDQVLKVNLTGSFYLSRAAIPALKRSGFEDKSIVLISSRSGKGGTASLGATKMSKAHYCCSKAGVICLVKCLAYELSEDQIRVNSVAPGPIRSVNPDGRPGATINPDFWESIAQKVPLKRMGDPEDIADACWFLCSDKARFITGHTMDVNGGTLMD, from the coding sequence ATGAGCAGCAATAAGCCCGTGGCCCTGGTGGCCGGAGGAGCCAACAACATCGGCGCGGCCTGCGCCCGCCTCATGGCCCAGGATCATTTCGTGGTGGTGGCCGACATGGGCGACCCCTCGGCGGTGGTCGAGGAGCTTGGGCCGGAGCGGGCCATGGGCCTGCGCGGCGACATCAGCAACTACGACGATTGCCTGGCCTGGGTGGCCGAGGCCGAAAAGCACGGTGGCCTCAAGAGCGTGATCAACACGGTGGGCATCAGCTCACCCGGCGAGTTCGTGGAAAACCTGGACCTGGGCGAATGGGACCAGGTGCTAAAGGTGAACCTGACGGGCAGCTTCTACTTGTCCCGGGCGGCCATCCCCGCCCTGAAACGCTCCGGCTTCGAGGACAAGTCCATCGTCTTGATCTCCTCGCGTTCGGGCAAGGGCGGCACCGCCAGCCTGGGCGCCACCAAGATGTCCAAGGCGCATTATTGCTGCTCCAAGGCCGGGGTGATCTGCTTGGTCAAGTGCCTGGCCTATGAACTGAGCGAAGACCAGATAAGAGTGAACAGCGTGGCTCCGGGCCCCATCAGGAGCGTCAATCCCGATGGGCGCCCGGGCGCCACCATTAATCCGGACTTCTGGGAGAGCATCGCCCAGAAGGTGCCCCTGAAGCGCATGGGCGATCCCGAGGACATTGCCGACGCCTGCTGGTTCCTGTGCTCGGACAAAGCCCGCTTCATCACCGGACACACCATGGACGTAAACGGCGGCACCCTCATGGATTGA
- a CDS encoding TRAP transporter small permease, with amino-acid sequence MQKVLSAYHTVLDYLEKATYAVVIILSGLLLFNTSLGMFYDTFLGESIPWTEEVNTLLFVWLSLLGAGIIARYGGHIGVDTLTERFPDKVQYGFRVLHTLMALILVWVMVEYGVQLAKFVGKSQSSIYLDINLFWYYIAVPVSGVILGLASIAYVLPDPRKREPGA; translated from the coding sequence ATGCAAAAGGTGTTATCCGCCTACCACACGGTGTTGGATTACCTGGAGAAGGCAACCTACGCCGTGGTCATCATCTTGAGTGGCCTGCTACTTTTCAATACCTCCTTGGGGATGTTCTACGACACCTTCCTGGGTGAATCCATCCCCTGGACCGAGGAGGTCAACACCCTGTTGTTCGTCTGGTTGTCCCTGCTGGGGGCGGGGATCATCGCGCGTTACGGCGGGCACATCGGGGTTGATACTCTCACCGAGCGCTTTCCGGACAAGGTTCAATACGGCTTCAGGGTCCTGCACACGCTCATGGCCCTGATTCTGGTGTGGGTGATGGTGGAATACGGGGTACAGCTGGCTAAATTCGTCGGCAAGTCCCAGTCATCCATTTACTTGGACATCAACCTGTTTTGGTACTACATCGCGGTCCCGGTCTCCGGGGTAATCCTGGGCCTGGCCAGCATCGCATACGTGCTGCCCGACCCCAGGAAAAGAGAACCGGGAGCGTAG
- a CDS encoding 3-hydroxyacyl-CoA dehydrogenase family protein, translating into MSKQQPQGDNAYTATVIGAGTMGHGIALLFALGGHRVCLVDSQPGQLDQARALMSSHLAHLGLAEAAGSTQEEVLARVELAEDWTRAVGSSELVVEAIFENRAAKKELFKALAPCLGPDTLVSSNTSFLNAFELIPPELGDRFMMTHFFTPPYIIPLVELVGAPRTSPDKVERVKGLMEGLGTVCVVLNKFVPGFIVNRFQRAIGREVFHLLEEQVADPREIDRAVRASIGIRLPVLGAIARYDYAGLDMVLSGIQEAPLSEEERQEAPAILKELVAQGHYGVKTGRGFFDYSGREAAQVLRERDLKLIKIKKATMEILLSEESTIGS; encoded by the coding sequence GTGAGCAAGCAGCAGCCGCAAGGAGACAACGCCTACACCGCCACGGTGATCGGGGCCGGGACCATGGGCCACGGCATTGCTCTGCTGTTCGCCCTGGGCGGCCACCGGGTGTGCCTGGTCGACAGCCAGCCCGGCCAGTTGGACCAGGCCCGGGCGCTGATGAGCTCCCACTTGGCCCACCTGGGCCTGGCCGAAGCCGCGGGCAGCACCCAGGAAGAGGTGCTGGCCAGGGTGGAGCTGGCCGAGGACTGGACCCGGGCGGTGGGCTCGTCCGAGCTGGTGGTGGAGGCGATCTTCGAGAACCGGGCGGCCAAGAAGGAGCTGTTCAAGGCCCTGGCCCCCTGCCTGGGGCCGGACACCCTGGTGAGCAGCAACACCTCCTTCCTCAACGCCTTCGAGCTGATCCCGCCGGAGCTGGGCGACCGCTTCATGATGACCCACTTCTTCACTCCGCCCTACATCATTCCCCTGGTGGAGCTGGTGGGCGCGCCCCGGACCAGCCCGGACAAGGTGGAGCGGGTCAAGGGGCTCATGGAGGGCTTGGGCACGGTCTGCGTGGTGCTGAACAAGTTCGTGCCCGGCTTCATCGTCAATCGTTTTCAAAGAGCCATCGGGCGCGAGGTGTTCCATCTGCTGGAGGAGCAGGTGGCCGATCCCCGCGAGATCGACCGGGCGGTGCGGGCCAGCATAGGCATCCGCCTGCCGGTCTTGGGCGCCATAGCCCGCTACGACTACGCCGGCCTGGACATGGTGCTCTCGGGCATCCAGGAGGCCCCCCTGAGCGAAGAGGAACGCCAGGAGGCCCCGGCCATCCTCAAGGAGCTGGTGGCCCAGGGGCACTACGGGGTCAAGACCGGGCGGGGCTTTTTCGATTACAGCGGCCGCGAGGCCGCCCAGGTTCTGCGCGAACGGGACCTCAAGCTGATCAAGATCAAAAAAGCGACCATGGAAATACTTTTGTCGGAAGAGTCGACAATAGGTTCCTGA
- a CDS encoding thiamine pyrophosphate-binding protein, whose amino-acid sequence MAQAESTNGARIIAETIKGYGISHVFYVEAILRQTLIRLEELGVKRIVTHSEKSAAYMADGMARITKKPAVCMAQSVGAGNLAAGLQDAWLGHSPVIAITGQKQVAHRYRNAYQEVYHRPYYEPVTKYNVEVNTLEQLPLLLRQAFREATTGCPGPAHLEVYGILGEELERETGNIPLVCEQRYATMPPERPAPATADVEAAAKALEAASRPVVVFGSGAVISDAGAEILALAEKLAMPIAFAVDGNGLVPPDHPLCLGPVGTYSRWCANQCVSEADLVLFVGTGTGDQVTNMWKIPAPGTQVIEVNIEPSQVGVNYPNLCSLIGDAKLAVGMLAEAVGARRGETEWSRHAAGLVKAWREEVEPLMNSDARPIRPERLCREISKALPDDGILVSCTGNSAIWSGTMIELTKPGQTYIRAAGGSLGWAFPASLGVACGAPERPVICFTGDGGFYYHLSELETAARWNIPVVVLVNNNGGYGQCLRGIRGAYGDHPGRKEDQYLFHQVNLAKVAKELGCEGERVEDPARIGGAIADAVASKRPTVVEVMTDIDCLSPVPWQPPLAA is encoded by the coding sequence ATGGCTCAAGCCGAGTCGACCAACGGGGCCCGGATCATCGCCGAAACCATCAAGGGATACGGCATCTCCCATGTCTTCTATGTAGAGGCAATCCTGCGGCAGACCCTAATCCGGCTGGAAGAGCTGGGCGTCAAGCGGATCGTGACCCACTCCGAGAAGTCCGCCGCCTACATGGCCGACGGCATGGCCCGCATCACCAAGAAGCCCGCGGTGTGCATGGCCCAGTCCGTGGGCGCGGGCAACCTGGCCGCCGGGCTGCAGGACGCCTGGCTGGGACACTCCCCGGTGATCGCCATCACCGGCCAGAAGCAGGTGGCTCACCGCTACCGCAACGCCTACCAGGAGGTCTACCACCGGCCCTATTACGAGCCGGTGACCAAGTACAACGTGGAGGTCAACACCCTGGAGCAGCTCCCCCTGCTGCTGCGCCAGGCCTTCCGCGAGGCCACCACCGGCTGCCCCGGCCCGGCCCACCTGGAGGTCTACGGCATCCTGGGCGAGGAGCTGGAGCGCGAGACCGGCAACATTCCCCTGGTGTGCGAACAGCGCTACGCCACCATGCCCCCCGAGCGACCCGCCCCGGCCACGGCAGACGTGGAGGCGGCGGCCAAGGCCCTGGAGGCGGCCTCGCGCCCGGTGGTGGTCTTTGGCAGCGGCGCGGTGATCTCCGATGCCGGGGCCGAGATCCTGGCCCTGGCCGAGAAGCTGGCCATGCCCATTGCCTTCGCGGTGGACGGCAACGGCCTGGTGCCGCCCGACCATCCCTTGTGCCTGGGCCCGGTGGGCACCTACAGCCGCTGGTGCGCCAACCAGTGCGTGTCCGAGGCCGATCTTGTGCTCTTCGTGGGCACGGGCACCGGCGACCAGGTGACCAACATGTGGAAGATCCCCGCCCCGGGCACCCAGGTCATCGAGGTGAACATCGAGCCCTCCCAGGTGGGGGTGAACTACCCCAACCTCTGCTCGCTCATCGGCGACGCCAAGCTAGCGGTGGGCATGTTGGCCGAGGCGGTGGGTGCCCGGCGGGGCGAGACCGAGTGGAGCCGCCACGCGGCCGGGTTGGTCAAGGCCTGGCGCGAGGAGGTGGAGCCCTTGATGAACTCCGACGCCCGGCCCATCCGGCCCGAGCGCCTCTGCCGCGAGATAAGCAAGGCCCTGCCCGACGACGGCATCCTGGTCTCCTGCACCGGCAACTCGGCCATCTGGTCCGGCACCATGATCGAGCTGACCAAGCCCGGCCAGACCTACATCCGGGCGGCGGGCGGCTCCCTGGGCTGGGCCTTCCCCGCCTCCCTGGGCGTGGCCTGCGGCGCGCCCGAGCGCCCGGTGATCTGCTTCACCGGCGACGGCGGCTTCTACTATCACCTCAGCGAGCTGGAGACCGCGGCCCGCTGGAACATCCCGGTGGTGGTGCTGGTGAACAACAACGGCGGCTACGGCCAGTGCCTCAGGGGCATTCGCGGGGCTTATGGCGATCACCCCGGCCGCAAGGAAGACCAGTACCTTTTCCATCAGGTGAACCTGGCCAAGGTGGCCAAAGAGCTGGGCTGCGAGGGCGAGCGGGTGGAAGACCCGGCGCGCATCGGCGGGGCCATTGCAGATGCCGTGGCCTCCAAGCGCCCCACCGTGGTGGAGGTGATGACCGACATCGACTGCCTGAGCCCGGTGCCCTGGCAGCCGCCCCTGGCCGCTTAG
- a CDS encoding TRAP transporter substrate-binding protein, whose protein sequence is MKRSIIAVMLAALMVVAMAGLASAKPIVIRLGHGSESAMRIPGAGRTAGILAFANYVESATNGEITFEIHPNSSLGGTRAMIEQCQTGVIQMAGVYTSIMVPFAPQVAVTQIPYLFKSNQVAWKVMSGPVGDELAALVLKNTGLRVLIWPEGAGYRNLYTKGKIVKSPADLKGMKIRVPENPGLLAMFRGWGARTVTVTWKELYTALQTGMAKGCDTELYSMFYAKLYEVCPNITMSRHSYNLHPLLINEKFFRSLSAKHQKIILQASDLCRQVMNGYSYASEIAVVEALKKRGCKFYYPTDAQLEQFKKLGQKPYMDITMRKIGDNGQMWVDKIFAAAKKAEQEIDQHVQTQLNIK, encoded by the coding sequence ATGAAACGGTCTATTATCGCTGTGATGCTGGCCGCGCTGATGGTGGTGGCCATGGCTGGCCTGGCCTCGGCCAAACCCATCGTGATCCGTCTGGGCCACGGCTCGGAAAGCGCAATGCGCATTCCCGGCGCCGGCCGCACCGCCGGCATCCTGGCTTTTGCCAACTACGTGGAGTCGGCCACGAACGGTGAGATCACCTTCGAGATCCACCCCAACTCTTCCCTGGGCGGCACCAGGGCCATGATCGAGCAGTGCCAGACCGGCGTCATCCAGATGGCCGGCGTGTACACCTCCATCATGGTGCCCTTCGCTCCTCAAGTGGCGGTCACCCAGATTCCCTATCTGTTCAAGAGCAATCAGGTGGCCTGGAAGGTCATGTCCGGCCCGGTAGGCGACGAGCTGGCCGCGCTGGTGCTCAAGAACACCGGCCTGCGCGTGCTGATCTGGCCCGAGGGCGCCGGCTACCGCAACCTCTACACCAAGGGCAAGATCGTCAAGAGCCCGGCCGACCTGAAGGGCATGAAGATCCGCGTGCCCGAGAACCCCGGCCTGCTGGCCATGTTCCGCGGCTGGGGCGCCCGCACCGTGACCGTGACCTGGAAGGAGCTCTACACCGCCCTGCAGACCGGCATGGCCAAGGGCTGCGACACCGAGCTCTACTCCATGTTCTACGCCAAGCTCTATGAGGTGTGCCCCAACATCACCATGAGCCGCCACAGCTACAACCTGCATCCCTTGCTGATCAACGAGAAGTTCTTCCGCTCCCTGTCCGCCAAGCACCAGAAGATCATCCTCCAGGCGTCCGACCTCTGCCGCCAGGTGATGAACGGCTACTCCTACGCCAGCGAGATCGCGGTGGTGGAGGCCCTCAAGAAGCGGGGCTGCAAGTTCTACTACCCCACCGACGCCCAGCTCGAGCAGTTCAAGAAGCTGGGGCAGAAGCCTTACATGGACATCACCATGCGCAAGATCGGCGACAACGGCCAGATGTGGGTGGACAAGATCTTTGCCGCCGCCAAGAAGGCCGAGCAGGAGATCGATCAACATGTGCAGACCCAGTTGAACATCAAGTAG
- a CDS encoding SDR family oxidoreductase, protein METSPQPAGPLRGQVAIVTGGGQGIGREIALRLAHDGARLVLADVNLEGCRETAELIANCGGAPAVLIQADVSQEEQVAALMAQAFEAVGRIDILVNNSGIAGPSALVEDIALEDWEATMAVNLRGVFLGCKHVLPYMKKAGRGSIVNVSSVTAKRPLPRRTPYGASKMAVIGFTRTLAAEAGEKGIRVNAVCPGAVAGPRQDQILLNTCAQTGQTLEEARAAKASTSPLKTLVEPSQVAAVVSFLCGPDASAITGQDINVSAGAVMY, encoded by the coding sequence ATGGAAACCTCGCCCCAACCAGCGGGCCCCCTGCGCGGCCAGGTGGCCATAGTCACCGGCGGCGGCCAGGGCATCGGACGGGAAATCGCCCTGCGCCTGGCCCATGACGGCGCGCGTCTGGTGCTGGCCGATGTGAACCTGGAGGGCTGCCGTGAGACCGCCGAGCTGATCGCCAACTGCGGCGGAGCCCCGGCCGTGTTGATCCAGGCCGACGTGAGCCAAGAGGAGCAGGTGGCCGCGCTCATGGCCCAGGCCTTCGAGGCGGTCGGACGCATCGACATCCTGGTGAACAACTCCGGCATCGCCGGGCCCAGCGCCCTGGTGGAGGACATAGCCCTGGAGGACTGGGAAGCCACCATGGCGGTGAATCTGCGCGGCGTATTCCTGGGCTGCAAGCACGTTCTGCCCTACATGAAAAAGGCGGGCCGGGGCTCAATCGTGAACGTCAGTTCGGTGACCGCCAAGCGCCCCTTGCCCCGGCGCACCCCTTACGGTGCCTCCAAGATGGCGGTGATCGGCTTCACCCGCACCCTGGCCGCCGAGGCCGGGGAAAAGGGCATCCGGGTGAACGCGGTGTGCCCCGGCGCAGTGGCCGGGCCCCGCCAAGACCAGATTCTTTTGAACACCTGCGCCCAGACCGGCCAGACCCTGGAAGAGGCGAGGGCGGCCAAGGCTTCCACCTCGCCGCTCAAGACGCTGGTGGAGCCTTCCCAGGTGGCGGCGGTGGTGTCCTTCCTGTGCGGCCCGGACGCCTCGGCCATTACCGGGCAGGACATCAACGTATCGGCCGGCGCGGTCATGTACTAG
- a CDS encoding thiamine pyrophosphate-binding protein yields the protein MAEVKTRDKMVDVLIQAGIKQVFTFPGLGITWLAPAFYDRRDEIQVILGRSEQSASIMAQAYGRMKDAPGVFMGQGPWAVTTGAFGCLEAFYSGTPMMFLACTSDYDGMGAYGVYQSMTGDYGAGDAKASIDHLCKFSALATRPDEAIFGMQMALKHCNTPRKGVGACIFRTDFVREDYPSVMKSEVYPTPNYLLYTPPYPSVEAMDKLAEMINEAKRPVVLAGFGARQSGAGEALFQLCNELGIGVVTSTNGKSIIDETSTVCAGTLGSFGGTKASHRLLAEADLVLMLGASLGADYTRFRDPGMIRPGSQKLVQVDIDPRNASWVVPVDLPITGDCKDVVEYLLAKKLDASQKEARFEWITQLKARNKYDEVMSYVTAPGKMHYVDVYNTMNRFMTADDLLVTDAGNNSIWCKHVIRCRFPGNYITPGGTGAMGWGAPAAVGVKFARPDKRVTMIAGDGGFMMTHDAVATAVQFNQPITFVVLNNSGLGMVRDNQIPNKVYCDFEYINFAEMAKGMGAQAMQVGTSDSFMDALKASHDSNKVTVIEVALDPEARHSDATDTGSLS from the coding sequence GTGGCTGAGGTCAAGACCCGCGACAAGATGGTGGATGTGCTCATCCAGGCCGGCATCAAGCAAGTTTTCACCTTTCCGGGGCTGGGCATCACCTGGCTGGCTCCGGCATTTTATGACCGCCGCGACGAGATCCAGGTCATCCTGGGACGCAGCGAGCAGTCCGCCTCCATCATGGCCCAGGCCTACGGCCGCATGAAGGACGCCCCCGGCGTGTTCATGGGCCAGGGCCCCTGGGCGGTGACCACCGGCGCCTTCGGCTGCCTGGAGGCCTTCTACTCGGGCACTCCCATGATGTTCCTGGCCTGCACCAGCGACTATGACGGCATGGGGGCCTACGGCGTGTACCAGTCCATGACCGGCGACTACGGCGCGGGCGACGCCAAGGCCTCCATCGACCACCTCTGCAAGTTCTCCGCCCTGGCCACCCGCCCGGACGAGGCGATCTTCGGCATGCAGATGGCCCTCAAGCACTGCAACACCCCGCGCAAGGGCGTGGGCGCGTGCATCTTCCGCACCGACTTCGTGCGCGAGGACTACCCCTCGGTGATGAAAAGCGAGGTCTACCCCACTCCCAACTACCTGCTCTACACCCCGCCCTACCCCAGCGTGGAGGCCATGGACAAGCTGGCCGAGATGATCAATGAGGCCAAGCGCCCGGTGGTGCTGGCCGGTTTCGGCGCGCGCCAGTCCGGCGCGGGCGAGGCCCTGTTCCAGCTGTGCAACGAGCTGGGCATCGGCGTGGTCACCAGCACCAACGGCAAGAGTATCATCGACGAGACCTCCACCGTGTGCGCTGGCACCCTGGGCTCCTTCGGCGGCACCAAGGCCTCCCACCGCCTCCTGGCCGAGGCGGACCTGGTGCTCATGCTGGGCGCCAGCCTGGGCGCGGACTACACCCGCTTCCGCGACCCCGGCATGATCCGCCCGGGCAGCCAGAAGCTGGTGCAGGTGGACATCGACCCGCGCAACGCCTCCTGGGTGGTGCCCGTGGACCTGCCCATCACCGGCGACTGCAAGGACGTGGTGGAGTACCTCTTGGCCAAGAAGCTGGACGCCTCCCAGAAGGAAGCCCGCTTCGAGTGGATCACCCAGCTCAAGGCGCGCAACAAGTACGACGAGGTGATGTCCTACGTGACCGCCCCGGGCAAGATGCACTACGTTGACGTGTACAACACCATGAACCGCTTCATGACCGCCGACGACCTGCTGGTGACCGACGCGGGCAACAACAGCATCTGGTGCAAGCACGTCATCCGCTGCCGCTTCCCGGGCAACTACATCACCCCCGGCGGCACCGGGGCCATGGGCTGGGGCGCTCCCGCCGCGGTGGGCGTCAAGTTCGCCCGCCCGGACAAGCGCGTGACCATGATCGCCGGCGACGGCGGCTTCATGATGACCCACGACGCGGTGGCCACCGCCGTGCAGTTCAACCAGCCCATCACCTTCGTGGTGCTCAACAACTCGGGCCTGGGCATGGTGCGCGACAACCAGATCCCCAACAAGGTCTACTGCGACTTCGAGTACATCAACTTCGCCGAAATGGCCAAGGGCATGGGCGCCCAGGCCATGCAGGTGGGCACCAGCGATAGCTTCATGGACGCGCTGAAGGCCTCCCACGACAGCAACAAGGTGACGGTGATCGAAGTGGCCCTGGACCCCGAGGCGCGGCACTCCGACGCCACGGACACCGGCTCCCTTTCCTAG